Below is a genomic region from Rhinolophus sinicus isolate RSC01 linkage group LG11, ASM3656204v1, whole genome shotgun sequence.
TAGCGCCTGTGTGAAGCACGCAGCACCCAGGCTGGAGGTACAAATTCGACCCTCAATAAATAGCAAGAGGAGAGAAGCCAGCGGCACCCTTCCCCGCCCTGCTCACGGCAGATCCTGTGATGATGTGGACAGGGCCTCGAGGGTTGTTGTAGGGCATCTCTCGGCTGCCGTTAAATACCTGGAGAAGGGGACATGGGGAAGGGGGCGCATCACACCAGGCCATGGTGGAGGGTCTGACCAGGGTCCCATTGATACCAGCGCAGTGCCCTcacccctccctgagcctcacctGGTAGTTGTAAATTGGCCACAGCCGTTCGTACGAGTGTTCGTGAGCCCAGAACTCCAGGTCAACCCCTGAGACAGAGCAAGTGTGGGGTCAGGACCCTGAATCCAGGAGAGATAGGATGGGACCTGGGGCTGGGGAGCCTCCCGGGTCACTCACCGTATTTGTAGAAAAGATTCTCCAATCCAAATAACTTGCCATAGAGGCCTTTGCGGACCTGGGCAGGAGGAGCAAGGAGGTGAGGGTGAGTCGGGGAGACCCCTGCCTGGCTGTCATCACCTTGCCCCCAGGGAGCGAGTCCTCACCTTGCTCTCATGCCATGTACAGTCATCCAAGTCAGCGTTGGAACAGTACATGGGCCGGTGACCCATGGTGATGATCCACGGCCGGGCTGCCCGGTTCTCATTGGCTTTCTAGAGAGAAGGGCCAAGAGTGAGAGGTTGGGGtcggggcagggaggagaggcaggtCCAAGAGGCGGAAAGGGACCTCTACCCAGGTTACCTGCAGGTCTCTCTCCAGCCAGTGAAACTGTCTCTCTACCAGGTGGCGGCCATAATGGAGGAAGAAATACACCTCAGTGGAGAAGGAGATGATGTGTGCAGGACCCAGATCCCAGCTGAGGGTCAAACGGCAGAGGTCAGAGATGGGGTCTCCTCTGCATCTCCCATCCTTCAGGGAAGGGAGGCCAGTCCCTCAGCCCCTCCAGGTTACCTGTACCACAGGCCTTCATTGTTCCCCGGCATGCTGAAGCGAGCCTTGTAGTTGGAGAAGTTGCtggataaaaggaaataaaaggatagGAGGAGGGTCTGGGTGTCCTGGCCCCAACCCATCTCCCCACCATCAGGTTGAGTCCGGCTCTCAACCCatccctcttctcctttcctctcactaCCACAAATGAGCGCTGGAGCATGAGGGACGCAGGTGAGACACTAAGAAGGACACAGCTGTTCGCCCCGGCAGGGCCCACGCCCACCCTGAAGCCCCTGGCCCTCACTAGCGCTCCTCGTGATTCCCAGGACACGTCATGTAGGGCAGGCTGGCAGCCACAGGTTCAATTTGCCGCATGAACTCGTCCCCGATGCGAGCGTTGTCCTGATCCATGTCATAGGCAAAGTCTCctggggggtgggcggtggggagAGGACAGTGAGGACACAGACCCAGCTCTGCTTCTGCCACAATGGAGAGACCTGGTTGCTCAGGTGTGAGCTGGGCAACCTCTGGCCTCTGAGCCATCCCACTTCTCTGAAACCTACCTCACACCCACCCACGTGTGCACTTGGAAGTGTTTCCTGAACCTCTGGTCCCGGAGACCCCCACAGGACCACGCTGGTCTCCTGGGCTCTGATCACAGCAGCCACATCTCTGCCCACCATCGTGTCCTCCCCCATAAACACAACACAGACTGACATAGTCGGTACTGGTTTTGTTCCAGGCACAGTTCCAAGTGTTTTACATACTTGATCACCTGAATCTCAAAACACCCTCTGAGGTGGGTGttattagtatccccattttaggtggaggaactgaggcccagagaagttacgtgctcgcccaaggtcacagaggtagTTAGTAGAGATCCAGGAATCAAACCCTGGGAGTCTGATTCCGGAGTCTATGGCTTTGAACCGTTTCAGCCCCAGTCTTCACCACTCATCTGGTTCCCGGTCCCCTCAAGTCACAACAGCAACGATAATAACTAACACGTATGGAGCACTTACAACATGCCAGGCCATATCAACTTATTTAGTCATCACAACAGTCCTGTGAATTCTAGACTCATCTTAGCTCTAATAATAATaagacagaggagaaaaccaaTGCACACAGATCTAAGGGTTGAAGTTGGGATTTTAACCTGGGCAGTCTGGTAACCACAGACACCATCTCCATGGCCAGTCTCATCCCCCAGCCCTTCAGAACCACACTAGCCCCTGCCCCAATCCCCTCCGTAGTCCTGGGTTATCTCCCGCTCAAACCCCGACCCCCCATACCTCCAGGCGCACCCTTGCTGATGCCTCACCCACATGGAGAACAGCATCGTACATGCCCTGCTGGGTGTCCCTGCGCAGCCGAGGTAGGGCCTTCGGGTTGTCAGTCCCCATGTCCCCAAATACAGCCAGGCGGGGGCTCCAGTGGGGCCCATCATTTAGGGCCCTGAAGCGGAAACGACGGCTCCAGCCCTGAGAACTGCCACAGCGGTAAACTGAGGGAAAGGTCACAGTCAGGGGGCGACCCCCAGGTTGTCTCTTCCACCCCATCCCCCATCTTcaatgggtggggggaggaggtagGGGGTTAAATGGGTCTGACCCATGCCCCCTCTGTCTACCTCACCCCAGGTCCCCAGTGCCTTCCATATTCATCCTGGGGTCTCAGACAATAGGCttgcaaataaacaaataccaCCTGCCAGTGGTAGCTTCTAGCCTATATCTCACTCCTCTTCCCATTCCCCTCACAACACCTGAACCCAGGACCCCTCTCACCATACTGGATCCCTGGCAGCAGCCCTCGCAGTGTGACTCGGTGTATATAGAGCTTCCGCCGGAGATGGCCCCCATCCACAAAGAGGCTGGCCGTGCCCTTGGCCCGGAGGGGCAGAGGCCCAGTTAACTGAACGCCGAACTGCACTTCAGAGAGTGTTGGGACCCATGTGGTCCAGGTTACAGTCATAGAGCCTGGCTCACCTGGGCAGGAAAGAACAGAAGGCACCTGGGCAGTGaggcctgggcagggcaggggatgatgggcagagagagggaggggcaaTAATTAACAGCTCTTGGACAGTCAGTAGTTAAGGACACAGGTTGTGGAGCTTCCTAAattcaatcccagctctgccatttccaaGCTGTATtttccttgggcaagttactacctctctgagactcactttccttatctgtaaaatggaataataatagtatctactctGTAGGGTTGCTATGAGGTTTAGATGaataaatataagtaaagcaCTTGAAACAGTACCTAGTACAGTTAGGGTTATATGACTGAATggataattattattaatatcatattTACATTTGCAGGCCTTGTGACAAACATGTTACATATATGATATTATTTAGGAGTTATAAACTCAGATCTTTAGAGGACAGCTAGGTAATATAAACGGAGACAAGGGCCAgatggaaggaggaaggcagTAGGGAGTGATGGGGTGTGTGGCAAACTATAGAGCCTGGCTGGTCTAAAAAGGGCAGCCATTGCACAGCTCTGGTGATAGCTGCCATGCAAGAAGCAGGCCCAATGCCACTAAATTTGTCATCTTCTAGAGTAAATCTTTGTGTGGTGGTTTTTCTGTCCCAAGGGCATAGATATATAAATGCAGACTTTTAAATGATTGCTCCAACTTCTTTAAAATTAGCAACcaaattaagcttttaaaaataccacgAGTTACAGTGCGATGTTAAGAGCAGGTTCTTCCTCCAGCAACATGAAAATGCACGTGCACAAGGTTTCTCTTTGCGGCACCGTGTGTAATCGCAAAATATCAGAAGCAACGTGAACACCCAGAGATAGGAGAGTGACTGAATAGACTCTATAACATTCGTACAGTGGAGCACTATGCAGCTgtcaaaaagaaagaggacaagCTCTGGGAACTGATGTGGAATGATGTCCAGGACATACagttacaattttaaaagcaaagt
It encodes:
- the ACP7 gene encoding acid phosphatase type 7 isoform X3 gives rise to the protein MCLLHPCWSCCCLLLFFSLGVQGVPKDPSAKPEQIHLSYPGEPGSMTVTWTTWVPTLSEVQFGVQLTGPLPLRAKGTASLFVDGGHLRRKLYIHRVTLRGLLPGIQYVYRCGSSQGWSRRFRFRALNDGPHWSPRLAVFGDMGTDNPKALPRLRRDTQQGMYDAVLHVGDFAYDMDQDNARIGDEFMRQIEPVAASLPYMTCPGNHEERYNFSNYKARFSMPGNNEGLWYSWDLGPAHIISFSTEVYFFLHYGRHLVERQFHWLERDLQKANENRAARPWIITMGHRPMYCSNADLDDCTWHESKVRKGLYGKLFGLENLFYKYGVDLEFWAHEHSYERLWPIYNYQVFNGSREMPYNNPRGPVHIITGSAGCEEKLTRFTLFPRPWSAVRVKEYGYTRLHILNGTHLHIQQVSDDQDGKIVDDVWLVRPLLNRMMYL
- the ACP7 gene encoding acid phosphatase type 7 isoform X2 yields the protein MPQDQSTWISILEILPTILPLSQRHCPTTVCSPPSHPSTMCLLHPCWSCCCLLLFFSLGVQGVPKDPSAKPEQIHLSYPGEPGSMTVTWTTWVPTLSEVQFGVQLTGPLPLRAKGTASLFVDGGHLRRKLYIHRVTLRGLLPGIQYVYRCGSSQGWSRRFRFRALNDGPHWSPRLAVFGDMGTDNPKALPRLRRDTQQGMYDAVLHVGDFAYDMDQDNARIGDEFMRQIEPVAASLPYMTCPGNHEERYNFSNYKARFSMPGNNEGLWYSWDLGPAHIISFSTEVYFFLHYGRHLVERQFHWLERDLQKANENRAARPWIITMGHRPMYCSNADLDDCTWHESKVRKGLYGKLFGLENLFYKYGVDLEFWAHEHSYERLWPIYNYQVFNGSREMPYNNPRGPVHIITGSAGCEEKLTRFTLFPRPWSAVRVKEYGYTRLHILNGTHLHIQQVSDDQDGKIVDDVWLVRPLLNRMMYL
- the ACP7 gene encoding acid phosphatase type 7 isoform X1, whose amino-acid sequence is MASLEVAVAAYQTFLGPPSHAPPSGWGGGGRVGVGRPGPARPVGPGARLSADPVTSRRQALPGLERLWAAGCLGACKLINTAAALLAGDARAGRWRPGGTWISILEILPTILPLSQRHCPTTVCSPPSHPSTMCLLHPCWSCCCLLLFFSLGVQGVPKDPSAKPEQIHLSYPGEPGSMTVTWTTWVPTLSEVQFGVQLTGPLPLRAKGTASLFVDGGHLRRKLYIHRVTLRGLLPGIQYVYRCGSSQGWSRRFRFRALNDGPHWSPRLAVFGDMGTDNPKALPRLRRDTQQGMYDAVLHVGDFAYDMDQDNARIGDEFMRQIEPVAASLPYMTCPGNHEERYNFSNYKARFSMPGNNEGLWYSWDLGPAHIISFSTEVYFFLHYGRHLVERQFHWLERDLQKANENRAARPWIITMGHRPMYCSNADLDDCTWHESKVRKGLYGKLFGLENLFYKYGVDLEFWAHEHSYERLWPIYNYQVFNGSREMPYNNPRGPVHIITGSAGCEEKLTRFTLFPRPWSAVRVKEYGYTRLHILNGTHLHIQQVSDDQDGKIVDDVWLVRPLLNRMMYL